In a genomic window of Paramecium tetraurelia macronuclear, complete genome:
- a CDS encoding Protein kinase codes for MFRKQDFKKLELLGSGKKHTKIYRVQHIQTNKVYALKEIEATNLEKLNEYKEEAVQLSKVQNCGNVIRFYGYYFAETLYNTFRLGIITEYMDHNMNLENLYRKRKKPNQFWKENELVTMLFSIISTCSYLQQKGICHRDIKPANLFMIPNGELKLIDFGESKDYFFDLDNEAKNTYTMATIRGTPQYLSPILWKAHVIDGNSRYVEHNIYKSDVFSTGLVIHQMSAMQEVTGFNNTQSNEGEQLILQSLAQLEQKYSPAYVSIIKLMLIFEEAQRPSYVEIEQLFLEHEEKYQSGKIQENVAINEYILLYNQHYNTMLKRGPPYRTSQEAEVQFKNVITQHMKNAGSSPMIEQSQKSKQPLREQPSSQKQQQITQQQQSQPVQVIKQPVVSQSAFYRDSTLILNDSCLWFEFGGKTISKFSTSKQKWRQIAKLDVELDRQFTTLFVPDKKAFYLIGGFQETNFRVYQNDKLELMKHQIPMNRFFCSCLYYNHKIYCIGGYDEQHKIQLSSVLYYDLISEKWSQAAPCRINDNEIVLFGGYNKEEGTLDTIERYLINENRWEKCNLKLPLPLRRFMAVRIKKNLALLIGGLTMYAKESQKVLKVDWEKKEIIECEPLEKGGIVESEVLLDTEGNLHIFLENANGTSPYAHIKYYFDPNATKYETKAD; via the exons ATGTTCAGGAAGCAggatttcaaaaaattgGAATTGTTAGGCTCAGGTAAGAAGCATACCAAGATCTATCGAGTGTAGCACATCCAAACAAATAAAGTATATGCTTTAAAGGAGATTGAAGCAACTAATTTGGAGAAACTGAATGAATACAAAGAGGAAGCAGTTTAACTTAGTAAGGTATAGAACTGTGGAAATGTGATTCGATTTTATGGATACTACTTTGCTGAAACTCTTTATAATACATTTCGGTTAGGAATCATAACGGA gtACATGGATCATAACATGAATTTGGAAAATCTATATAGGAAAAGAAAGAAACCTAATTAGTTCTGGAAGGAAAATGAGTTAGTAACTATGTTGTTTAGCATAATATCGACATGCTCTTATTTGCAATAAAAAGGGATTTGCCATAGAGACATAAAACCAGCTAACTTATTTATGATTCCTAATGgagaattgaaattaattgattttggagaAAGCAAGGATTACTTCTTTGACTTAGATAACGAGGCCAAAAATACTTATACGATGGCAACTATTAGAGGCACaccttaatatttatcacCTATTTTATGGAAGGCTCATGTCATAGATGGAAATAGTAGATATGTAGAACAtaacatttataaatcaGATGTGTTTTCAACTGGATTGGTTATTCATTAGATGAGTGCAATGCAAGAAGTAACTGGGTTCAATAATACTTAATCAAATGAGGGGGAACAACTGATACTATAGAGTTTGGCTTAGTTAGAATAAAAGTATAGTCCTGCCTATGTGtcgataataaaattgatgcTAATTTTCGAAGAGGCTCAAAGACCCTCATACGTTGAGATTGAACAATTGTTCTTAGAACATGAAGAGAAATACCAATCAGGAAAGATCTAAGAGAATGTAGCTATTAATGAATACATTTTGTTGTACAATTAGCATTACAATACCATGTTGAAACGAGGACCTCCTTATAGAACATCACAGGAGGCTGAAGTGTAATTTAAGAACGTGATCACATAACATATGAAAAATGCTGGTTCATCACCGATGATTGAACAATCTCAAAAGTCAAAGTAACCATTAAGGGAATAGCCATCATCCTAAAAATAGCAACAgattacttaataataataatcataaccAGTTTAAGTTATTAAGCAACCAGTTGTATCGCAATCTGCTTTTTATAGGGATTCAACCTTGATACTGAATGATTCTTGCTTATGGTTTGAGTTTGGTGGTAAGACTATAAGTAAATTTTCAACGTCCAAATAAAAATGGCGTTAGATAGCCAAATTAGATGTGGAATTGGATAGATAGTTTACAACTCTTTTTGTTCCTGATAAAaaagcattttatttaataggaGGATTCCAAGAGACTAACTTTAGAGTGTATCAAAATGATAAGTTGGAGTTGATGAAACACTAAATTCCCATGAATAGATTCTTCTGTTCTtgtctttattataatcataaaatctaTTGCATAGGAGGGTATGATGAACAACATAAAATTCAACTATCATCGGTGTTGTACTACGATCTTATTTCAGAGAAATGG AGTTAGGCTGCCCCTTGTAGAATCAATGACAATGAAATAGTGCTGTTTGGAGGGTACAACAAAGAGGAAGGGACACTGGACACAATTGAACGATACTTAATAAATGAGAATAGGTGGGAGAAAtgtaatttgaaattacCATTGCCTTTAAGAAGATTTATGGCAGTCagaatcaaaaagaatttggCCTTATTGATAGGAGGTCTAACGATGTATGCTAAGGAGAGTTAAAAGGTATTGAAGGTGGATTGGGAGAAGAAGGAAATCATCGAATGTGAACCTTTGGAAAAAG GTGGAATTGTTGAAAGTGAGGTGCTTCTTGATACTGAAGGCAATTTACATATATTTCTTGAAAATGCAAATGGTACTTCGCCATATGCTCACATCAAATACTATTTTGACCCGAATGCAACCAAATACGAGACTAAAGCt